A single window of Ictalurus furcatus strain D&B chromosome 3, Billie_1.0, whole genome shotgun sequence DNA harbors:
- the tmem184c gene encoding transmembrane protein 184C yields MPCTCGNWRRWIRPLVVLLYILLLLVVLPLCIWELQKSEVGTHNKAWFIAGIFVFMTIPISLWGILQHLVHYTQPELQKPIIRILWMVPIYSLDSWIALKYPGIAIYVDTCRECYEAYVIYNFMIFLMNYLEKQYPNLVQILEMQEQQEHLPPLCCCPPWPMGEVMLLRCKLGVLQYTVVRPVTTVVALICQLCGVYDEGNFSSKNAWTYLVIMNNLSQLFAMYCLVLFYRTLREELGPIRPVGKFLCVKLVVFVSFWQAVLIALLVKVGVISDSHTWDWDSVEAVATGLQDFIICVEMFLAAIAHHFSFTYKPYIQEAEEGSCFDSFLAMWDMSDIRADFSEQVRNVGRTVMGRPRKSYFSRDAEHDEHRGLLSSGSQDAAVAEASSTPPSPSGHYQGLGHTRPPHSRSAPAELCSTPWEGDVDDLDDITPTVLSGDPKNQAHTHYAKIT; encoded by the exons GTTGGAACTCACAACAAAGCCTGGTTCATTGCAGGCATTTTTGTCTTCATGACAATCCCCATATCACTTTGGGGGATACTTCAACATCTAGTACACTACACCCAGCCCGAGCTGCAGAAACCCATAATCAG gaTATTGTGGATGGTTCCAATTTATAGCTTGGATAGC TGGATTGCACTGAAGTACCCGGGCATCGCTATCTACGTGGACACGTGCAGAGAGTGCTACGAAGCCTACGTCATTTACAACTTTATGATCTTCCTGATGAACTACCTGGAGAAGCAGTATCCCAACCTGGTGCAGATTCTGGAGATGCAGGAACAGCAGGAACACCTGCCGCCGCTCTGCTGCTGCCCGCCCTGGCCCATGGGAGA GGTGATGTTGCTGAGATGTAAGCTGGGTGTTCTGCAGTACACTGTAGTGAGACCCGTCACCACAGTCGTCGCATT GATCTGTCAGCTTTGCGGGGTTTACGATGAAGGCAACTTCAGCTCCAAAAATGCCTGGACCTATTTAGTGATCATGAACAATCTCTCCCAGCTC TTTGCCATGTACTGCCTGGTGCTGTTCTACAGAACGTTACGAGAGGAACTCGGCCCTATCAGACCTGTGGGCAAATTCCTGTGTGTCAAACTCGTCGTGTTCGTGTCCTTCTG gcaggcgGTGCTCATTGCGTTGCTTGTGAAGGTTGGAGTGATTTCAGACTCTCACACCTGGGACTGGGACAGCGTGGAGGCCGTGGCCACTGGACTGCAG GATTTTATCATCTGTGTGGAGATGTTTTTGGCAGCCATTGCTCATCACTTCAGCTTCACCTACAAGCCGTACATTCAGGAAGCAGAGGAAGGCTCTTGCTTCGACTCCTTTCTGGCCATGTGGGACATGTCAGATATTCGGGCCGACTTCTCCGAGCAAGTGCGCAATGTCG GCCGAACGGTTATGGGCCGCCCCAGGAAGAGTTACTTTTCCCGTGATGCGGAGCACGACGAACACAGAGGCCTTCTGTCCTCCGGCTCTCAGGACGCCGCCGTCGCCGAGGcttcctccactcctccatctcCATCAGGCCACTACCAGGGTCTGGGACACACCCGACCCCCTCACTCTCGCTCGGCCCCCGCCGAACTCTGCTCCACACCCTGGGAGGGAGACGTAGACGACCTGGACGACATCACTCCCACCGTGCTGTCCGGGGACCCTAAAAACCAGGCGCACACACACTATGCTAAAATCACCTAA
- the prmt9 gene encoding protein arginine N-methyltransferase 9 isoform X1, which yields MPNNSSAAVKAKRSRRRNRAPREDPARNELVSSSLQSAQQCLLQQDYGTAFVHFLLALNLAPALKDLARDSFRFTLLKWADELDTVGRIQELFDCYEQALELFPKDEVIVNSMGEHLFRMGFRDEAAAHFYKALKLKPDFPEAKENFYRVANWLVERWHFLMLNDHGRNRKYQLAIQRAVRDGCRTVLDIGTGTGILGMCAKKAGASEVYACELSKTMYELACEVASANGMADNIKILHKKSLEMEIPRDLPNRVSLVVTETVDAGLLGEGIVESLIHAWKHLLLPPPRSCQNAEDVPLSSPSQTGRVIPASATVFAMAVECQEIRRHHRLCVSAVGGLDLAAAGHIRSPVRCSGDADESSEPYTTERLSRLPGGFAALTEPCRVMNIDFNDPQELEGLCLREVARLRVPVIQDGDVDALAVWFQLHLDQENSISTGPDEDTCWEQAIYPVPSQYSVKRSDELLLEVSCRDAYLRVSCAGVTSSMDEAAYAEVPSNPELELCSALAGLQTRQDLPAQSFTLECSEIALLNNTNYHECFRKAMAKLLSFFGSRGSEVKEETFSSSSSSGPLYVLDVSEGFSVLSLMAAQLGPVRAYSSVEKQQHQALLQLLARENGVHEDALEFWLSHVEDDSAVLQRPDSEKLWSAIVLDCVEICGLLRQNLMEKASLARCLLEEGGRIFPERIAIHGMLVESDTLLQESAVQGTEPTLGFNIAPFINQFTVPVHVFLDLSTLECTHLSDPAEMFILDLMDCNNNYTSRDVRVRVNASGRVTAIPFWYHIYLDPDVCVSTFRPDSHWKQVAVILQHPLVVNAGDWVRLSVQFHKSSISVSAIREEEDEAVR from the exons ATGCCGAACAACAGCAGTGCGGCAGTGAAGGCGAAGAGGAGCAGGCGCCGCAACAGAGCTCCGAGAGAAGATCCGGCTAGAAACGAGCTCGTCTCCAGCTCTCTCCAAAGCGCACAGCAATGCCTCCTCCAGCAAGATTACGGCACCGCGTTCGTCCACTTCCTCCTGGCCCTGAACCTCGCCCCGGCTCTCAAAGACCTGGCAAGG GACTCCTTCAGGTTCACGCTTTTGAAGTGGGCTGACGAGCTGGACACAGTCGGTCGCATCCAGGAGCTCTTTGACTGCTATGAGCAAGCGCTGGAGCTGTTCCCTAAAGACGAGGTGATCGTCAACAGCATGGGCGAGCATCTTTTCAG GATGGGTTTCAGGGACGAGGCCGCGGCGCATTTCTACAAAGCCCTGAAACTGAAGCCGGATTTCCCCGAAGCCAAGGAGAACTTCTACAGGGTGGCGAACTGGCTGGTGGAGCGCTGGCATTTCCTAATGCTTAATGATCACGGGCGAAATCGAAAGTACCAGCTCGCTATTCAGAGGGCGGTGCGGGACGGCTGTCGAACCGTTCTGGATATCGGAACAGGCACGGGCATCCTCGG GATGTGCGCGAAGAAAGCAGGTGCGAGTGAGGTGTACGCCTGCGAGCTGTCCAAGACCATGTACGAGCTGGCGTGCGAGGTGGCCTCGGCCAACGGCATGGCAGATAACATCAAGATCCTACACAAGAAATCACTGGAGATGGAAATCCCGAGAGACCTTCCCAACAG GGTGTCCTTGGTTGTCACGGAAACGGTGGACGCTGGACTGCTCGGGGAGGGAATCGTCGAGAGTTTGATTCACGCCTGGAAGCATCTGCTCTTACCACCACCTAGAAGTTGCCAG AATGCTGAAGATGTTCCGCTGTCCAGTCCTTCCCAAACGGGTCGGGTCATACCCGCCAGCGCCACCGTGTTCGCGATGGCCGTGGAGTGCCAGGAGATCCGAAGACACCACAG gctgtgtgtgagtgcagtAGGGGGACTGGATCTGGCTGCAGCAGGACACATCCGCAGTCCTGTGAGGTGTTCGGGAGACGCAGATGAGTCATCGGAGCCGTACACCACTGAGAGACTGAGCCGTCTGCCTGGAGGCTTCGCTGCCCTCACAGAGCCCTGCAGGGTGATGAATATCGACTTCAACGACCCACAG GAGCTGGAAGGCCTGTGTCTGAGGGAGGTGGCTCGGCTGCGTGTGCCGGTGATACAGGACGGAGACGTTGACGCTCTGGCCGTGTGGTTTCAGCTTCACCTGGACCAGGAGAACAGCATCTCTACCGGCCCGGACGAAGACACGTGCTGGGAGCAGGCCATCTACCCAGTCCCGTCTC AATACAGTGTGAAGCGCAGTGATGAACTGCTGCTGGAAGTTTCCTGCAGAGACGCTTACCTGAGAGTATCCTGTGCTGGGGTAACGAGCAGCATGGACGAAGCTGCCTATGCTGAAGTTCCTTCAAATCCTGAACTGGAGCTCTGCAGCGCTCTGGCCGGCCTCCAGACACGCCAGGACCTTCCGGCTCAATCGTTTACGCTGGAGTGTTCTGAAATCGCACTTCTCAACAACACCAATTATCACGAGTGCTTCCGGAAAGCAATGGCCAAACTTCTGTCCTTCTTCGGGTCACGTGGGTCAGAGGTCAAAGAGGAaactttttcctcctcctcctcctcagggCCGCTGTACGTGCTGGACGTCTCGGAGGGTTTCTCTGTGCTTTCTCTGATGGCAGCGCAATTAGGGCCGGTGCGAGCATACAGCTCGGTGGAGAAGCAGCAGCACCAAGCGCTCCTGCAGCTCCTGGCTCGGGAAAATGGCGTTCACGAGGACGCGCTGGAGTTCTGGCTCAGCCATGTGGAGGACGACTCGGCCGTGCTACAGAGGCCCGACTCGGAAAAGCTATGGAGTGCCATCGTGCTGGACTGCGTGGAGATCTGTGGCCTGCTCAGACAAAACCTCATGGAGAAGGCCAGCTTAGCCAG gtgTCTCCTGGAGGAAGGCGGTCGCATTTTCCCCGAGCGCATCGCGATCCACGGCATGCTGGTGGAATCGGACACGCTGCTGCAGGAGAGCGCCGTGCAGGGAACAGAACCCACGCTTGGTTTCAACATCGCTCCCTTCATCAACCAGTTCACA GTGCCTGTTCACGTGTTTTTGGACCTGTCCACGCTGGAATGCACGCACCTCAGCGATCCAGCCGAGATGTTCATCCTGGACCTCATGGACTGCAACAACAACTACACCAGCAGAGACGTCCGG GTTCGAGTGAACGCCTCCGGCAGAGTGACAGCCATCCCCTTCTGGTACCACATCTACCTGGACCccgatgtgtgtgtgagcacgtTCAGGCCGGATTCACACTGGAAGCAGGTGGCCGTGATCCTGCAGCACCCCCTGGTGGTGAACGCCGGCGACTGGGTCAGGCTGAGCGTCCAGTTCCACAAGAGCAGCATCTCCGTTTCGGCCATCAGAGAGGAGGAAGACGAGGCAGTCCGTTAA
- the prmt9 gene encoding protein arginine N-methyltransferase 9 isoform X2: MGFRDEAAAHFYKALKLKPDFPEAKENFYRVANWLVERWHFLMLNDHGRNRKYQLAIQRAVRDGCRTVLDIGTGTGILGMCAKKAGASEVYACELSKTMYELACEVASANGMADNIKILHKKSLEMEIPRDLPNRVSLVVTETVDAGLLGEGIVESLIHAWKHLLLPPPRSCQNAEDVPLSSPSQTGRVIPASATVFAMAVECQEIRRHHRLCVSAVGGLDLAAAGHIRSPVRCSGDADESSEPYTTERLSRLPGGFAALTEPCRVMNIDFNDPQELEGLCLREVARLRVPVIQDGDVDALAVWFQLHLDQENSISTGPDEDTCWEQAIYPVPSQYSVKRSDELLLEVSCRDAYLRVSCAGVTSSMDEAAYAEVPSNPELELCSALAGLQTRQDLPAQSFTLECSEIALLNNTNYHECFRKAMAKLLSFFGSRGSEVKEETFSSSSSSGPLYVLDVSEGFSVLSLMAAQLGPVRAYSSVEKQQHQALLQLLARENGVHEDALEFWLSHVEDDSAVLQRPDSEKLWSAIVLDCVEICGLLRQNLMEKASLARCLLEEGGRIFPERIAIHGMLVESDTLLQESAVQGTEPTLGFNIAPFINQFTVPVHVFLDLSTLECTHLSDPAEMFILDLMDCNNNYTSRDVRVRVNASGRVTAIPFWYHIYLDPDVCVSTFRPDSHWKQVAVILQHPLVVNAGDWVRLSVQFHKSSISVSAIREEEDEAVR, translated from the exons ATGGGTTTCAGGGACGAGGCCGCGGCGCATTTCTACAAAGCCCTGAAACTGAAGCCGGATTTCCCCGAAGCCAAGGAGAACTTCTACAGGGTGGCGAACTGGCTGGTGGAGCGCTGGCATTTCCTAATGCTTAATGATCACGGGCGAAATCGAAAGTACCAGCTCGCTATTCAGAGGGCGGTGCGGGACGGCTGTCGAACCGTTCTGGATATCGGAACAGGCACGGGCATCCTCGG GATGTGCGCGAAGAAAGCAGGTGCGAGTGAGGTGTACGCCTGCGAGCTGTCCAAGACCATGTACGAGCTGGCGTGCGAGGTGGCCTCGGCCAACGGCATGGCAGATAACATCAAGATCCTACACAAGAAATCACTGGAGATGGAAATCCCGAGAGACCTTCCCAACAG GGTGTCCTTGGTTGTCACGGAAACGGTGGACGCTGGACTGCTCGGGGAGGGAATCGTCGAGAGTTTGATTCACGCCTGGAAGCATCTGCTCTTACCACCACCTAGAAGTTGCCAG AATGCTGAAGATGTTCCGCTGTCCAGTCCTTCCCAAACGGGTCGGGTCATACCCGCCAGCGCCACCGTGTTCGCGATGGCCGTGGAGTGCCAGGAGATCCGAAGACACCACAG gctgtgtgtgagtgcagtAGGGGGACTGGATCTGGCTGCAGCAGGACACATCCGCAGTCCTGTGAGGTGTTCGGGAGACGCAGATGAGTCATCGGAGCCGTACACCACTGAGAGACTGAGCCGTCTGCCTGGAGGCTTCGCTGCCCTCACAGAGCCCTGCAGGGTGATGAATATCGACTTCAACGACCCACAG GAGCTGGAAGGCCTGTGTCTGAGGGAGGTGGCTCGGCTGCGTGTGCCGGTGATACAGGACGGAGACGTTGACGCTCTGGCCGTGTGGTTTCAGCTTCACCTGGACCAGGAGAACAGCATCTCTACCGGCCCGGACGAAGACACGTGCTGGGAGCAGGCCATCTACCCAGTCCCGTCTC AATACAGTGTGAAGCGCAGTGATGAACTGCTGCTGGAAGTTTCCTGCAGAGACGCTTACCTGAGAGTATCCTGTGCTGGGGTAACGAGCAGCATGGACGAAGCTGCCTATGCTGAAGTTCCTTCAAATCCTGAACTGGAGCTCTGCAGCGCTCTGGCCGGCCTCCAGACACGCCAGGACCTTCCGGCTCAATCGTTTACGCTGGAGTGTTCTGAAATCGCACTTCTCAACAACACCAATTATCACGAGTGCTTCCGGAAAGCAATGGCCAAACTTCTGTCCTTCTTCGGGTCACGTGGGTCAGAGGTCAAAGAGGAaactttttcctcctcctcctcctcagggCCGCTGTACGTGCTGGACGTCTCGGAGGGTTTCTCTGTGCTTTCTCTGATGGCAGCGCAATTAGGGCCGGTGCGAGCATACAGCTCGGTGGAGAAGCAGCAGCACCAAGCGCTCCTGCAGCTCCTGGCTCGGGAAAATGGCGTTCACGAGGACGCGCTGGAGTTCTGGCTCAGCCATGTGGAGGACGACTCGGCCGTGCTACAGAGGCCCGACTCGGAAAAGCTATGGAGTGCCATCGTGCTGGACTGCGTGGAGATCTGTGGCCTGCTCAGACAAAACCTCATGGAGAAGGCCAGCTTAGCCAG gtgTCTCCTGGAGGAAGGCGGTCGCATTTTCCCCGAGCGCATCGCGATCCACGGCATGCTGGTGGAATCGGACACGCTGCTGCAGGAGAGCGCCGTGCAGGGAACAGAACCCACGCTTGGTTTCAACATCGCTCCCTTCATCAACCAGTTCACA GTGCCTGTTCACGTGTTTTTGGACCTGTCCACGCTGGAATGCACGCACCTCAGCGATCCAGCCGAGATGTTCATCCTGGACCTCATGGACTGCAACAACAACTACACCAGCAGAGACGTCCGG GTTCGAGTGAACGCCTCCGGCAGAGTGACAGCCATCCCCTTCTGGTACCACATCTACCTGGACCccgatgtgtgtgtgagcacgtTCAGGCCGGATTCACACTGGAAGCAGGTGGCCGTGATCCTGCAGCACCCCCTGGTGGTGAACGCCGGCGACTGGGTCAGGCTGAGCGTCCAGTTCCACAAGAGCAGCATCTCCGTTTCGGCCATCAGAGAGGAGGAAGACGAGGCAGTCCGTTAA